The following are encoded in a window of Roseimaritima ulvae genomic DNA:
- a CDS encoding NAD-dependent epimerase/dehydratase family protein, protein MDRIVVIGASGFIGRQLVRQLQAAGHQVQVFIHRHDAWTQSLPSEQIHRVDITDPGSLRGKFKGVDTVFHLAGALLARSAEGFHLVNAVGTENVARACAACDSPPRLLFVSSLAALGPTTADAPLDEDADPKPVSGYGRSKLAAEQLLTAWADKLPISIVRPPSVLGPEDRYMLGALQWAARGWVLVPDSQQHRYSFTHVEDLCAAMIAVANQGRRLSTDDPLRGCYHVADRQSLTFAELTNLVTEQLQRRRPRAVTIPRWLMQVAGVGGEVIDRIGFPRPFINRDKVREAVAGSWICNATKLHQQSLYTFPYSLTERVHQTVEGYRSAGKL, encoded by the coding sequence ATGGATCGAATCGTTGTTATCGGGGCGTCCGGCTTTATCGGACGCCAATTGGTCCGGCAATTGCAGGCTGCAGGACATCAGGTGCAGGTGTTCATCCATCGTCACGACGCCTGGACACAGAGTTTGCCGAGTGAGCAGATCCATCGCGTCGACATCACCGATCCGGGCTCGCTGCGGGGCAAGTTCAAGGGCGTCGACACCGTGTTTCACCTGGCTGGCGCCTTGCTCGCCCGGTCGGCGGAAGGTTTTCACCTAGTCAACGCCGTGGGCACCGAGAACGTCGCTCGAGCCTGCGCGGCCTGCGACAGCCCACCGCGCTTGCTGTTCGTGTCCTCGTTAGCCGCCCTCGGCCCCACCACGGCCGATGCACCACTGGATGAAGACGCCGATCCGAAACCGGTATCCGGTTACGGACGCAGTAAATTAGCCGCCGAACAATTGCTGACGGCTTGGGCGGACAAGCTGCCGATCAGCATCGTGCGTCCGCCTTCGGTATTGGGTCCCGAAGATCGCTATATGTTGGGCGCCCTTCAGTGGGCCGCCCGAGGTTGGGTCCTGGTCCCGGACAGCCAACAGCATCGTTACTCGTTTACCCACGTCGAAGACCTTTGCGCGGCCATGATCGCGGTCGCCAACCAGGGTCGACGGCTATCCACAGACGATCCCCTGCGTGGTTGTTACCACGTGGCCGATCGCCAAAGTTTGACGTTTGCCGAACTAACCAACTTGGTCACCGAACAATTGCAGCGGCGGCGACCGCGTGCGGTGACGATTCCCCGCTGGTTGATGCAGGTGGCCGGCGTGGGCGGCGAAGTGATCGATCGCATCGGCTTTCCACGTCCGTTTATCAACCGCGACAAAGTTCGTGAAGCGGTCGCCGGTTCGTGGATCTGCAACGCAACCAAACTTCACCAGCAATCGCTCTATACCTTCCCCTACAGCCTGACCGAACGGGTGCACCAAACCGTCGAAGGCTACCGTTCGGCCGGAAAGCTGTGA